CCGAGCGTTCCGATTCAACTTCCCCGGGGCGAAAGAGGCTCGAGGCCATGCGCTGGGCTTCTATATCGAGGGCGAGGTCCAGGGCGCTGCTGGGGAGGGTCTCGTAATACGCCGTCTGGTCGAGCCAGGTGTAGCCGTTCCACGCCCCCCCTTCCCGCTCCAGAAGATTTTTCATCTCTTCGCGGCTGTACCGTTCCGTCCCTTTGAAATTCATGTGTTCGCACCAGTGCGCGGCGCCCGTGATCCCGGGGCACTCGTTCGCCGACCCCGCGTGCACCCAGCTCCACACCGAGACGAGCGGCATGCCCTCCACGCGGCTGAAGAGGACACGGAGTCCGTTGTCGAGCCGCTCCTCCCTGACCTCGCTCCCGAAACAGCATGCATTGGTGAAGAGGATCGCCACGCACAACCCCGCCATTGATACTACTCTTTTTCTGGTGTCTCTTTTCACTCTTCACTCCCCACTCTTCACTGAAGTGCTCCACCACCTTTTATCCATGAACCGGGCCAGCCTGAGGCCTCCCCTGCGCTCGATGCACAGCGGCCTGTACCCGCGGAGCATCCCCATCGTCACCTGCCGTGTATTATTCATCAGGGCCATGAAGCCCGGCCTGTAGATCTCGCACGCTGCCCTCGCCTCGGGCGTACAGCCGATCTGACGCGGGCATCCCTCGCAACTCCCGTTCACCCACCGCTCCGCCGCTTCCATGTGGAGCGGGTGGACTGTGCCATTGAAGAAGTAGTAAAAACGGCCGTAGTAAAGCTGCTGGAGCCGCTTCTCAATCTCATTCGCGCGGTGCGGGAGAGAGGCAGTCCTCGAATTTTTCAGTCGGCTGATCACCGCGTCAAGATCAGGGCGCCCGGCGAGAATCCAGAGCAGATGGATGCCCTGCCGGCTGAAGCCCACCGTCCGCTTCATCAACTCCCGCACATCAATGCCGCTCACCTGGCACTCAATCGCCACACGCGCGCCGCTCTTCTCATCGAGATACACGTCCGCCACAAGGCCGTCTACCGGCCACTCGACTTCGACTCTCTTGACGCAGGGAGAGCGCGAGTAGTAGTCGTGGAAAAAGTGCTTCATCTCGAGGTGGAGTGCAGTTTCGCCGCGCGAATAGGGACAGCCTGACTCCGCGACGTGCGCGAAGTGGTGGACCCGGATCGAGCCCTTGCGCGGGAGGACATCCGCTCCACAGGCGGGGCAGAAATAGCGTTCCCCCCTGCGCGCGCGATAGCCGATCGTCCTCCCGCCGTCCCTATCCCTTGCGACGAGCATCAGCATCCATCTCTTCCATGAGCCGCTTCCAGCGCAGGATAAATCGGCGATCCTCCGGGTCGGGAGGGAGATCCCCGGACGCCGTGCCGGTGAGCGCCTCGAGCTCGTCGTTGAACGCGGTGAGCGCAAAAAGGGAATCCCCGCGCGCGCGCATCCGCCTGCAGATCTGAAGGAAGCGTTCGCGCTGAGAGAAAATATCGCTGGCGTCAACGGCGACACACTGCACCTGTGTCCCGTCCCTGCCCAGAGACCCGAGCAAGGCCCTCCTCGCGCGCGGACACCCCATCAGCCTGGCATCCACCAGGATGAAGCGCCCGGGGGCGCAGGCCAGCGTCTCCCGGCCGAGCAATGGGAGGAGGGGAAGCGCGACCTCCCTCGTGAGCGACTTCTCCACGCTCCTCTCGAGTTCATCAGGGAACGACGCATCGGCGTAGAACGCATCGTGTGGCACCTGCCTTTCTATGAACATCAGGAGCGGAGCCATGTTGGCCGCGGTGCTCATCCCCGCCTTTAGCATGGGGCCGAGGCTCTGCATGAGCTGGAACGGTATCTTCATCAGATAGACCGGGAGGCGAAAGAGCTCGATCAGCATTGTATTCATGGTCTGAGCGGTTGTCTTCAATTCAGCGCAGCCGGACGGGAGGAGGAGGGAGATGAGGAGCAGCAGATACAATGCTATTTTTCTCATGTTTTCCCGTGGATCTCACTCGGATGGCTTTTTCGTGCTCTCCGCGCCTTTCGCGTCACGCTCGCCAACCGCTTCAGCGCGCACCGTCTTGGTGGTCGCGCCATCTGGGGCGCAAAAATCAATCTGGGAAACCCTGGCGATCCAGTAGACGTTCCCCACCTCCTGTACTCTCTCAATCGTGCAGTGAATTTTTACCTGATACGTCTTCGCCTCGTCCGTCTCGTTCAGCAGTTTCTGGGCAAGGTTAGAGTCAGCAACAAAGGTGACACGCTCCATGCTGAGAAAGGGGGCGGCATATCCCTCTCTATCCCGCATCTTCCTCTCCCTCGCAACGCCGCCGGCCCCTATCCCCAGGCAGTAAAATCCCATGTCCTTTTTCATCTTCCCATCGAGCCTCACCTGCTCAACCTCGATGGGCGCGCCCACATACAATTCCGGAAAGTTATTCACATCCTGGAGGGACACCGTGCCCGCGAAACTGCTCGAAACACAAATAACCACCGCGCCAAAAACGCACAACAATTGTCTGTTCATCCTACGCCACCTCGTCCATGCCTCCAATCCCCCCCGCCCTGGAGATACGCCTCCGACATCACTCTCGTGGGGGGCCTCTTGAATTATCGTGACAGTATATTACGTCAGCACCGTCCTCAGCAACGTCTTTCACCTCCGGCCAACCGTCACGGACCCCTCGATGCCTTCTTCGCGATGTGCGTCAAAAGTCATGCCAGGGGCACCACCATCATGCTGACGTCACCGCGCGGGCTGCCCCATCTGGAGGAGGCTCTCCAGCCTCCGGTTGGCCTCCAGGGCGTCCTTTGTCCCGGGCTTTTCCCGGATAACACGGCGGTAGCCCTCAATGGCCGCATTGAGATCCTTGAGTTTCGACTCTTTTACCGCGGCGATATTGAGAAGTATGTGGAACTCCTCCTCGTGATCGGGGTAGCGCTTGAGAATCTGCTCATATGTCTCGAGCGCTTTCTCATAGTTGCGTATCTTCTTGTCTGTGCAGAGCTGAGCGACCTTGAGCATCGCATGGGGGGCCTTGTCGCTCGTCGGATAGTCGCGTGCGATCGCCTCAAACGACGAGATCGCCGCCTCAAAATCCTCCGGGGTGTTCTCCTCCTGCTGGAGGAGCCCCATCTCAAAGAGGGCCTGTGGCGCATTCGGGCTAGAGGGATATTCCTTATACACCTTCCGGTACTCCTCTATCGCCTTTGATGCCTTCTCCTTTCTGCTAAAATCGAGACCGCTCAGGAACCCCGATGGTTTCAGACATTCGGCAATCCGGAA
This is a stretch of genomic DNA from Candidatus Auribacterota bacterium. It encodes these proteins:
- a CDS encoding competence protein CoiA family protein, yielding MLVARDRDGGRTIGYRARRGERYFCPACGADVLPRKGSIRVHHFAHVAESGCPYSRGETALHLEMKHFFHDYYSRSPCVKRVEVEWPVDGLVADVYLDEKSGARVAIECQVSGIDVRELMKRTVGFSRQGIHLLWILAGRPDLDAVISRLKNSRTASLPHRANEIEKRLQQLYYGRFYYFFNGTVHPLHMEAAERWVNGSCEGCPRQIGCTPEARAACEIYRPGFMALMNNTRQVTMGMLRGYRPLCIERRGGLRLARFMDKRWWSTSVKSGE